TTCATGACAATGTAGACTATTGGATTGCAGGCTGAATGTACACCAGCGATAAGAGTCACGCAGTGAAATACAGTCGGTGATATGTGAATCGAGGAAACAGTGTGAAGAACATAAACAAATACAAACGGCGTCCAGCAACCGACAAACACGAAAAGAACCGTGAAAACAACACGTGCCGTTTTCGTTTCGCGCATAAATCGTCGCTCACCATCTCGGTTATGGCCCCATCGCTCCATTTGTTTCTTATGAAGACGAACCTTGAGAAAAACTCTCAAGTAGCAGTAAAACATGACGCAAAGCGGTATCAAGAAACAAGTTACAGCTAACATGATGATATAGCCCCGGTCTTCAGTAAAAGACATTTTACAAGTTGTGTGCAGAGGTGAATGTTCATACTTGTTCCAACCCAAAACTGGAAGTATACCAGTGGTGATAGACGCTGTCCATAAAACAGCAAGGAATACCCAGCCTTGTCGCCTCGTTACTTTAGAACCTGGTGGCGAGACTATTGCACGATACCTAAAAAAGGAATTCGTCAGTAAAACTCAGTTAGTGCCCGCTTGCAACACATCTCAGCGATGTAAAAGAACCTATACATTGGTCGCAAAGAGTGAAGGTTGTGACTCTCAGCGTCGAAGCATGCCTCAAGGGCACCGCGAGGTACCGGTAAGTTTTTAAGCACTTCAAATCATAATTGAAGGCCTGTGGT
This sequence is a window from Acropora palmata chromosome 9, jaAcrPala1.3, whole genome shotgun sequence. Protein-coding genes within it:
- the LOC141892705 gene encoding histamine H2 receptor-like → MRSLQENETSFTNDEEYTINSEKNSIGLELTVRATLVTFIMVFVIVGNVVVLLVIYRQRRRPSVRVANMFIGNLAVVDLTIGVLLFPFSVVTIILHRWAFGHAFCQFNGTINMTAGAASILTMAVISIDRYRAIVSPPGSKVTRRQGWVFLAVLWTASITTGILPVLGWNKYEHSPLHTTCKMSFTEDRGYIIMLAVTCFLIPLCVMFYCYLRVFLKVRLHKKQMERWGHNRDGERRFMRETKTARVVFTVLFVFVGCWTPFVFVYVLHTVSSIHISPTVFHCVTLIAGVHSACNPIVYIVMNRTFRNDLLRMCPGVNCGIFTCCGRHDRIQPFDTETELDVTQR